One Primulina huaijiensis isolate GDHJ02 chromosome 5, ASM1229523v2, whole genome shotgun sequence DNA segment encodes these proteins:
- the LOC140976573 gene encoding uncharacterized protein isoform X1 translates to MEKLKFAIPETLRHKIAESAPNSLHSTCSSLLDFYQNLPLFHQLVRDLTDPEMALCGKNKEAALEAKANGNVCFSNGDFSNALRFYSQALHIAPTDVDDGEKNLVATLYVNRASSLHKLGFSLESLRDCSRALEISPAYAKAWYRRAKANASLGNHEDAINDLKISLKTETSLSGKRQIQGELKIMLGHSGQRSSLLEEPYDITQDEPLQVELQCIFTPTKGRGMTSYTDVPQASLIHKEDPYAAIILKHCRETHCHHCFNELPADAVSCMSCSIPFYCSTKCQMLAGGCGSSEHKKQYEFQRNLIDDLEDYVRNVTSPSITSSELDHAAEHEHECQGVHWPAVLPSDVVLAGRVLVKHIQQQSYDGAHPNIYAIMDLCQNYAQLSNESKLELHVYAIILFCCLQKFYASKLPFNSVIISEIIMLLSQIRVNSMAIVRMKYSDANQPPDYQGTMSVEQVRVAQAVYPGGSFFNHSCQPNVHAYFLSRTLFIQTTEHVTAESQLELSYGPQVGQLNCFERHQVLEDRYSFICQCRSCARVNLSDLVINAYRCVEPTCLGVVLDSSVTKYEKEKLGHLKVPNSLQGYMQDEDISSVAFQFCKENDNGCCLEAGHCLSCGSYRDIQASQKTISEAETYIGRLQDTMTGNEVPIKTITDAIKYFDVLKTFLHPFNKKVAEVEDNIAQALCLAGDLQAALDHCQASIEILEKLYGKDHIVIANELIKLVSIQLSMGHESAADNANRLVKIFSRYYGSHADIIFPHLTYLKKV, encoded by the exons ATGGAGAAGCTGAAATTCGCAATCCCAGAAACGCTGAGGCACAAAATCGCAGAAAGCGCACCGAATTCCCTCCATTCCACATGCTCTTCCCTTCTTGATTTCTACCAAAATTTGCCCCTATTTCACCAG CTGGTCAGAGATTTGACGGACCCGGAAATGGCGCTGTGCGGCAAGAATAAGGAAGCTGCGTTGGAAGCCAAGGCAAATGGCAACGTATGCTTTTCGAATGGGGATTTCTCCAATGCTTTGCGTTTCTACTCTCAG GCACTGCACATTGCGCCAACAGATGTGGATGACGGGGAGAAAAATCTCGTGGCAACACTTTATGTGAATCGTGCTTCTTCGCTGCAT AAATTGGGATTTTCTTTGGAAAGTTTGCGAGATTGCAGTAGGGCGCTTGAAATATCCCCTGCTTATGCAAAG GCATGGTATAGGAGAGCTAAGGCAAACGCTTCGTTAGGGAACCATGAAGATGCAATCAATGACTTGAAGATTTCATTGAAGACGGAGACATCCTTGAGTGGAAAAAGACAGATACAGGGTGAGCTAAAAATTATGTTGGGTCATTCTGGGCAAAGAAGCAGTCTACTGGAGGAGCCATATGATATTACTCAAG ATGAGCCACTGCAAGTGGAACTCCAATGTATCTTTACTCCAACTAAGGGAAGGGGAATGACTTCTTATACTGATGTTCCTCAAGCCTCGTTAATTCACAAGGAAGATCCTTATGCCGCT ATTATTTTGAAGCATTGTCGCGAGACCCATTGTCATCACTGTTTCAATGAACTGCCAGCAGATGCAGTGTCCTGCATGTCATGTTCAATACCATTTTACTGCTCTACAAAATGTCAAATGCTAGCTGGAGGATGTGGTTCTTCTGAACATAAGAAACaatatgaatttcaaagaaactTAATAGATGATCTTGAAGACTATGTTAGAAACGTGACTTCACCTTCGATTACCAGTTCCGAACTCGACCATGCTGCTGAACACGAGCACGAGTGTCAAGGTGTGCACTGGCCTGCAGTTTTGCCATCTGATGTAGTTTTAGCTGGCCGTGTCCTTGTGAAGCATATACAACAGCAGAGTTATGATGGTGCTCATCCTAACATATATGCGATTATG GATCTTTGTCAGAATTATGCGCAATTATCGAATGAAAGCAAGTTGGAGTTGCATGTATATGCTATTATCCTGTTCTGCTGTCTTCAGAAATTTTATGCCTCCAAACTTCCCTTTAATTCGGTCATAATTTCAGAG ATTATCATGCTTCTATCTCAAATTAGGGTCAATTCCATGGCAATTGTCCGCATGAAATATTCAGATGCCAATCAGCCTCCAGATTATCAAGGAACAATGTCTGTGGAGCAG GTTAGAGTGGCTCAAGCTGTATATCCTGGTGGGAGTTTCTTTAATCATTCTTGCCAGCCAAATGTTCACGCTTATTTCCTTTCGCGTACTCTGTTCATACAAACAACTGAGCATGTCACTGCAGAATCCCAGCTGGAGCTCTCTTATGGCCCTCAG GTTGGGCAGTTGAACTGTTTTGAACGGCATCAGGTTTTGGAGGATCGATACTCATTTATTTGTCAATGTAGAAGCTGTGCTCGAGTGAATCTCTCTGATCTTGTCATTAATGCTTATCGATGTGTTGAGCCAACTTGTTTAGGAGTAGTTCTGGACAGCAGTGTCACCAAATACGAGAAAGAGAAACTCGGACACTTGAAAGTGCCAAACTCTTTGCAG GGTTATATGCAGGATGAAGATATCAGCAGTGTGGCTTTCCAATTTTGCAAGGAAAATGATAATGGCTGCTGCTTGGAGGCAGGCCATTGTTTGAGCTGTGGCAGTTATCGTGATATACAAGCTTCGCAAAAAACAATTTCAGAGGCTGAGACTTATATCGGAAG ATTGCAGGATACCATGACAGGCAATGAAGTACCAATTAAGACAATTACGGAtgcgattaaatattttgatgttttaAAAACGTTCCTCCATCCATTCAACAAGAAAGTTGCAGAG GTGGAGGACAACATAGCACAGGCACTTTGTTTGGCTGGAGACTTGCAAGCTGCGTTGGACCATTGCCAGGCGTCAATTGAG ATCCTGGAAAAACTTTATGGTAAAGACCATATAGTTATTGCAAACGAGTTGATCAAACTTGTATCGATTCAACTGTCAATGGGCCACGAAAGTGCTGCGGACAATGCGAATCGAttggttaaaatattttcaagatatTATGGATCGCATGCAGACATTATTTTTCCACATTTGACATACCTAAAGAAAGTGTAA
- the LOC140976573 gene encoding histone-lysine N-methyltransferase ASHR1 isoform X2, with protein sequence MEKLKFAIPETLRHKIAESAPNSLHSTCSSLLDFYQNLPLFHQLVRDLTDPEMALCGKNKEAALEAKANGNVCFSNGDFSNALRFYSQALHIAPTDVDDGEKNLVATLYVNRASSLHKLGFSLESLRDCSRALEISPAYAKAWYRRAKANASLGNHEDAINDLKISLKTETSLSGKRQIQGELKIMLGHSGQRSSLLEEPYDITQDEPLQVELQCIFTPTKGRGMTSYTDVPQASLIHKEDPYAAIILKHCRETHCHHCFNELPADAVSCMSCSIPFYCSTKCQMLAGGCGSSEHKKQYEFQRNLIDDLEDYVRNVTSPSITSSELDHAAEHEHECQGVHWPAVLPSDVVLAGRVLVKHIQQQSYDGAHPNIYAIMDLCQNYAQLSNESKLELHVYAIILFCCLQKFYASKLPFNSVIISEGQFHGNCPHEIFRCQSASRLSRNNVCGAGIHCNVRVAQAVYPGGSFFNHSCQPNVHAYFLSRTLFIQTTEHVTAESQLELSYGPQVGQLNCFERHQVLEDRYSFICQCRSCARVNLSDLVINAYRCVEPTCLGVVLDSSVTKYEKEKLGHLKVPNSLQGYMQDEDISSVAFQFCKENDNGCCLEAGHCLSCGSYRDIQASQKTISEAETYIGRLQDTMTGNEVPIKTITDAIKYFDVLKTFLHPFNKKVAEVEDNIAQALCLAGDLQAALDHCQASIEILEKLYGKDHIVIANELIKLVSIQLSMGHESAADNANRLVKIFSRYYGSHADIIFPHLTYLKKV encoded by the exons ATGGAGAAGCTGAAATTCGCAATCCCAGAAACGCTGAGGCACAAAATCGCAGAAAGCGCACCGAATTCCCTCCATTCCACATGCTCTTCCCTTCTTGATTTCTACCAAAATTTGCCCCTATTTCACCAG CTGGTCAGAGATTTGACGGACCCGGAAATGGCGCTGTGCGGCAAGAATAAGGAAGCTGCGTTGGAAGCCAAGGCAAATGGCAACGTATGCTTTTCGAATGGGGATTTCTCCAATGCTTTGCGTTTCTACTCTCAG GCACTGCACATTGCGCCAACAGATGTGGATGACGGGGAGAAAAATCTCGTGGCAACACTTTATGTGAATCGTGCTTCTTCGCTGCAT AAATTGGGATTTTCTTTGGAAAGTTTGCGAGATTGCAGTAGGGCGCTTGAAATATCCCCTGCTTATGCAAAG GCATGGTATAGGAGAGCTAAGGCAAACGCTTCGTTAGGGAACCATGAAGATGCAATCAATGACTTGAAGATTTCATTGAAGACGGAGACATCCTTGAGTGGAAAAAGACAGATACAGGGTGAGCTAAAAATTATGTTGGGTCATTCTGGGCAAAGAAGCAGTCTACTGGAGGAGCCATATGATATTACTCAAG ATGAGCCACTGCAAGTGGAACTCCAATGTATCTTTACTCCAACTAAGGGAAGGGGAATGACTTCTTATACTGATGTTCCTCAAGCCTCGTTAATTCACAAGGAAGATCCTTATGCCGCT ATTATTTTGAAGCATTGTCGCGAGACCCATTGTCATCACTGTTTCAATGAACTGCCAGCAGATGCAGTGTCCTGCATGTCATGTTCAATACCATTTTACTGCTCTACAAAATGTCAAATGCTAGCTGGAGGATGTGGTTCTTCTGAACATAAGAAACaatatgaatttcaaagaaactTAATAGATGATCTTGAAGACTATGTTAGAAACGTGACTTCACCTTCGATTACCAGTTCCGAACTCGACCATGCTGCTGAACACGAGCACGAGTGTCAAGGTGTGCACTGGCCTGCAGTTTTGCCATCTGATGTAGTTTTAGCTGGCCGTGTCCTTGTGAAGCATATACAACAGCAGAGTTATGATGGTGCTCATCCTAACATATATGCGATTATG GATCTTTGTCAGAATTATGCGCAATTATCGAATGAAAGCAAGTTGGAGTTGCATGTATATGCTATTATCCTGTTCTGCTGTCTTCAGAAATTTTATGCCTCCAAACTTCCCTTTAATTCGGTCATAATTTCAGAG GGTCAATTCCATGGCAATTGTCCGCATGAAATATTCAGATGCCAATCAGCCTCCAGATTATCAAGGAACAATGTCTGTGGAGCAGGTATTCACTGCAAT GTTAGAGTGGCTCAAGCTGTATATCCTGGTGGGAGTTTCTTTAATCATTCTTGCCAGCCAAATGTTCACGCTTATTTCCTTTCGCGTACTCTGTTCATACAAACAACTGAGCATGTCACTGCAGAATCCCAGCTGGAGCTCTCTTATGGCCCTCAG GTTGGGCAGTTGAACTGTTTTGAACGGCATCAGGTTTTGGAGGATCGATACTCATTTATTTGTCAATGTAGAAGCTGTGCTCGAGTGAATCTCTCTGATCTTGTCATTAATGCTTATCGATGTGTTGAGCCAACTTGTTTAGGAGTAGTTCTGGACAGCAGTGTCACCAAATACGAGAAAGAGAAACTCGGACACTTGAAAGTGCCAAACTCTTTGCAG GGTTATATGCAGGATGAAGATATCAGCAGTGTGGCTTTCCAATTTTGCAAGGAAAATGATAATGGCTGCTGCTTGGAGGCAGGCCATTGTTTGAGCTGTGGCAGTTATCGTGATATACAAGCTTCGCAAAAAACAATTTCAGAGGCTGAGACTTATATCGGAAG ATTGCAGGATACCATGACAGGCAATGAAGTACCAATTAAGACAATTACGGAtgcgattaaatattttgatgttttaAAAACGTTCCTCCATCCATTCAACAAGAAAGTTGCAGAG GTGGAGGACAACATAGCACAGGCACTTTGTTTGGCTGGAGACTTGCAAGCTGCGTTGGACCATTGCCAGGCGTCAATTGAG ATCCTGGAAAAACTTTATGGTAAAGACCATATAGTTATTGCAAACGAGTTGATCAAACTTGTATCGATTCAACTGTCAATGGGCCACGAAAGTGCTGCGGACAATGCGAATCGAttggttaaaatattttcaagatatTATGGATCGCATGCAGACATTATTTTTCCACATTTGACATACCTAAAGAAAGTGTAA
- the LOC140976573 gene encoding histone-lysine N-methyltransferase ASHR1 isoform X3 gives MQRRAKANASLGNHEDAINDLKISLKTETSLSGKRQIQGELKIMLGHSGQRSSLLEEPYDITQDEPLQVELQCIFTPTKGRGMTSYTDVPQASLIHKEDPYAAIILKHCRETHCHHCFNELPADAVSCMSCSIPFYCSTKCQMLAGGCGSSEHKKQYEFQRNLIDDLEDYVRNVTSPSITSSELDHAAEHEHECQGVHWPAVLPSDVVLAGRVLVKHIQQQSYDGAHPNIYAIMDLCQNYAQLSNESKLELHVYAIILFCCLQKFYASKLPFNSVIISEIIMLLSQIRVNSMAIVRMKYSDANQPPDYQGTMSVEQVRVAQAVYPGGSFFNHSCQPNVHAYFLSRTLFIQTTEHVTAESQLELSYGPQVGQLNCFERHQVLEDRYSFICQCRSCARVNLSDLVINAYRCVEPTCLGVVLDSSVTKYEKEKLGHLKVPNSLQGYMQDEDISSVAFQFCKENDNGCCLEAGHCLSCGSYRDIQASQKTISEAETYIGRLQDTMTGNEVPIKTITDAIKYFDVLKTFLHPFNKKVAEVEDNIAQALCLAGDLQAALDHCQASIEILEKLYGKDHIVIANELIKLVSIQLSMGHESAADNANRLVKIFSRYYGSHADIIFPHLTYLKKV, from the exons ATGCAAAG GAGAGCTAAGGCAAACGCTTCGTTAGGGAACCATGAAGATGCAATCAATGACTTGAAGATTTCATTGAAGACGGAGACATCCTTGAGTGGAAAAAGACAGATACAGGGTGAGCTAAAAATTATGTTGGGTCATTCTGGGCAAAGAAGCAGTCTACTGGAGGAGCCATATGATATTACTCAAG ATGAGCCACTGCAAGTGGAACTCCAATGTATCTTTACTCCAACTAAGGGAAGGGGAATGACTTCTTATACTGATGTTCCTCAAGCCTCGTTAATTCACAAGGAAGATCCTTATGCCGCT ATTATTTTGAAGCATTGTCGCGAGACCCATTGTCATCACTGTTTCAATGAACTGCCAGCAGATGCAGTGTCCTGCATGTCATGTTCAATACCATTTTACTGCTCTACAAAATGTCAAATGCTAGCTGGAGGATGTGGTTCTTCTGAACATAAGAAACaatatgaatttcaaagaaactTAATAGATGATCTTGAAGACTATGTTAGAAACGTGACTTCACCTTCGATTACCAGTTCCGAACTCGACCATGCTGCTGAACACGAGCACGAGTGTCAAGGTGTGCACTGGCCTGCAGTTTTGCCATCTGATGTAGTTTTAGCTGGCCGTGTCCTTGTGAAGCATATACAACAGCAGAGTTATGATGGTGCTCATCCTAACATATATGCGATTATG GATCTTTGTCAGAATTATGCGCAATTATCGAATGAAAGCAAGTTGGAGTTGCATGTATATGCTATTATCCTGTTCTGCTGTCTTCAGAAATTTTATGCCTCCAAACTTCCCTTTAATTCGGTCATAATTTCAGAG ATTATCATGCTTCTATCTCAAATTAGGGTCAATTCCATGGCAATTGTCCGCATGAAATATTCAGATGCCAATCAGCCTCCAGATTATCAAGGAACAATGTCTGTGGAGCAG GTTAGAGTGGCTCAAGCTGTATATCCTGGTGGGAGTTTCTTTAATCATTCTTGCCAGCCAAATGTTCACGCTTATTTCCTTTCGCGTACTCTGTTCATACAAACAACTGAGCATGTCACTGCAGAATCCCAGCTGGAGCTCTCTTATGGCCCTCAG GTTGGGCAGTTGAACTGTTTTGAACGGCATCAGGTTTTGGAGGATCGATACTCATTTATTTGTCAATGTAGAAGCTGTGCTCGAGTGAATCTCTCTGATCTTGTCATTAATGCTTATCGATGTGTTGAGCCAACTTGTTTAGGAGTAGTTCTGGACAGCAGTGTCACCAAATACGAGAAAGAGAAACTCGGACACTTGAAAGTGCCAAACTCTTTGCAG GGTTATATGCAGGATGAAGATATCAGCAGTGTGGCTTTCCAATTTTGCAAGGAAAATGATAATGGCTGCTGCTTGGAGGCAGGCCATTGTTTGAGCTGTGGCAGTTATCGTGATATACAAGCTTCGCAAAAAACAATTTCAGAGGCTGAGACTTATATCGGAAG ATTGCAGGATACCATGACAGGCAATGAAGTACCAATTAAGACAATTACGGAtgcgattaaatattttgatgttttaAAAACGTTCCTCCATCCATTCAACAAGAAAGTTGCAGAG GTGGAGGACAACATAGCACAGGCACTTTGTTTGGCTGGAGACTTGCAAGCTGCGTTGGACCATTGCCAGGCGTCAATTGAG ATCCTGGAAAAACTTTATGGTAAAGACCATATAGTTATTGCAAACGAGTTGATCAAACTTGTATCGATTCAACTGTCAATGGGCCACGAAAGTGCTGCGGACAATGCGAATCGAttggttaaaatattttcaagatatTATGGATCGCATGCAGACATTATTTTTCCACATTTGACATACCTAAAGAAAGTGTAA